A single Nostoc sp. PCC 7107 DNA region contains:
- the dapA gene encoding 4-hydroxy-tetrahydrodipicolinate synthase, translating into MGDFGRVLTAMITPFKADGSVNYGLAAELAAHLTNNGTDTLVICGTTGESPTLTWEEEYQLFLEVLQSVSGKAKVIAGCGSNSTKEAIAATQKAAKIGVHGTLQVVPYYNKPPQAGLYQHFQAIAQACPDIPVLLYNVPGRTGQNLSPETVAKLAEIDNIVGIKEASGNLDQASEIRRLTSQEFKIYAGDDSLTLPLLALGATGIVSVASHLVGNQLQQMIQAFSAGKIAEARDIHLQLFPLFKALFITTNPIPIKQALKLQGWEVGSTRLPLCDADSEVSQKLEALLQKLNLI; encoded by the coding sequence GTGGGAGATTTTGGTAGAGTTTTAACCGCTATGATCACGCCGTTCAAAGCAGACGGTAGTGTTAACTATGGTTTAGCGGCAGAACTAGCGGCGCATCTAACTAACAACGGAACGGATACGTTGGTGATATGCGGTACAACAGGAGAATCCCCAACTCTAACTTGGGAAGAGGAATACCAGTTATTTTTAGAAGTCTTGCAGTCCGTGTCCGGCAAAGCCAAAGTGATAGCAGGGTGTGGTTCCAATTCCACCAAAGAAGCGATCGCGGCTACTCAAAAGGCAGCTAAAATAGGAGTACACGGTACATTACAAGTTGTACCCTATTACAATAAACCGCCACAAGCTGGTCTGTATCAGCATTTTCAGGCAATTGCCCAAGCTTGTCCTGATATCCCGGTGTTGTTATACAATGTTCCTGGTCGTACCGGACAGAATCTCAGTCCTGAAACAGTTGCCAAATTAGCAGAAATTGATAATATTGTTGGAATCAAAGAAGCCAGTGGTAATTTAGATCAGGCAAGTGAAATCCGTCGCTTGACATCACAAGAATTTAAGATTTACGCTGGAGATGATTCCCTCACACTGCCCTTGTTAGCGCTGGGGGCAACAGGGATAGTCAGTGTGGCTTCTCATCTGGTAGGCAACCAACTACAGCAGATGATTCAAGCTTTTAGTGCGGGAAAAATTGCAGAGGCCAGAGATATTCATCTTCAACTCTTCCCGTTATTTAAAGCTTTATTTATCACTACAAATCCCATTCCCATTAAACAAGCACTTAAACTTCAAGGTTGGGAGGTTGGTTCAACACGTCTGCCGCTATGTGATGCTGACTCAGAAGTTAGCCAAAAACTAGAGGCGTTGCTTCAGAAACTAAATTTAATTTAG
- a CDS encoding ribonuclease J: MAKNEANSALKIIPLGGLHEIGKNTCVFEYDDEIILLDAGLAFPTEAMHGVNIVLPDTSYLRENRHKIKGMVVTHGHEDHIGGIAFHLKQFEIPVIYGPRLAMAMLEGKLEEAGVRDRTELRSVLPRDLVRIGEHFFVEYIRNTHSIADSFTVAIHTPLGVVIHTGDFKFDHTPVDGEKFDVQRLAEHGEKGVLCLLSDSTNSEVPGFTPSERSVYPNLDRVFSQATGRLFVTTFASSVHRINMILQLAQKHNRVVTVVGRSMLNLIAHARNLGYVKCEDNLLQPLHTVRNLPGENVLILTTGSQGETMAAMTRIANQEHPHIKIREGDTVVFSANPIPGNTIAVVNTIDKLMIQGAKVVYGRDKGIHVSGHGCQEDQKLMIALTRPKFFLPVHGEHRMLVKHSETAQSMGIPAENMVIIQNGDIVELTENSIRAAGKVQAGIELVDTSSSGMVSAKVLQERQRMAEEGIVTIAAAIDWTGKLMAKPEIHLRGVVTSVERSLIQKWVQQRIEEILGVRWSEFASLEGEQPEIDWGGLQGTLERELARSIRRELQCQPTVTLLMQIPDEPPVKVADGRRRRTRTAAQVAS; the protein is encoded by the coding sequence ATGGCTAAAAACGAAGCTAACTCCGCCCTAAAAATTATTCCTTTGGGCGGTTTACATGAAATTGGCAAAAATACCTGCGTTTTTGAATACGATGATGAAATCATCTTATTAGATGCGGGTTTAGCCTTCCCTACAGAAGCAATGCACGGAGTAAACATTGTTCTTCCCGATACTAGTTATCTTAGGGAAAACCGGCACAAAATTAAAGGAATGGTCGTTACTCACGGTCATGAAGACCATATCGGTGGTATTGCTTTCCACCTCAAGCAATTTGAAATTCCGGTAATTTACGGGCCAAGGCTGGCAATGGCCATGCTGGAAGGAAAATTAGAAGAAGCAGGAGTACGCGATCGCACCGAGTTGCGTTCAGTTCTGCCCCGTGATTTAGTCAGGATTGGCGAACATTTCTTTGTTGAGTACATTCGTAATACCCATTCCATCGCTGATAGTTTTACCGTTGCTATTCATACTCCTCTGGGTGTCGTGATTCACACAGGGGATTTTAAATTTGACCACACCCCAGTTGATGGGGAAAAATTTGACGTGCAGCGTTTAGCAGAACATGGTGAAAAAGGTGTGCTGTGCTTGCTGAGTGATTCCACCAACTCAGAAGTCCCCGGATTCACCCCTTCGGAACGTTCGGTATATCCAAATTTGGATCGGGTATTTAGTCAAGCCACTGGACGATTGTTTGTCACTACCTTCGCCTCTTCGGTGCATCGCATCAACATGATTTTGCAACTGGCGCAGAAACACAATCGTGTGGTAACAGTTGTTGGGCGTTCCATGCTGAATTTGATTGCCCATGCCCGTAATTTGGGTTATGTCAAGTGTGAAGATAACTTACTGCAACCACTGCATACAGTTCGCAATCTGCCGGGCGAAAATGTGTTGATTCTCACCACAGGTTCTCAAGGCGAGACAATGGCGGCAATGACCCGGATTGCTAACCAAGAACACCCCCATATCAAAATCAGGGAAGGCGATACTGTTGTCTTCTCTGCCAACCCTATTCCTGGCAATACGATCGCAGTTGTCAACACCATTGATAAGTTGATGATTCAGGGTGCGAAAGTGGTCTACGGACGAGATAAGGGAATTCACGTTTCTGGTCACGGCTGTCAAGAAGACCAAAAGTTGATGATTGCTTTAACTCGTCCCAAGTTCTTTTTGCCCGTTCACGGTGAACATCGGATGTTAGTTAAACACTCCGAAACTGCCCAAAGCATGGGTATCCCCGCCGAAAATATGGTGATTATCCAGAATGGGGATATTGTCGAACTGACAGAAAATTCCATCCGTGCGGCTGGTAAAGTGCAGGCGGGGATAGAACTGGTGGATACTTCTAGTTCTGGGATGGTCAGTGCCAAGGTGCTGCAAGAACGGCAACGTATGGCAGAAGAAGGGATTGTAACTATTGCTGCGGCGATTGATTGGACTGGTAAACTGATGGCCAAGCCAGAAATTCACTTGCGTGGTGTTGTTACCAGCGTTGAGCGATCGCTGATCCAAAAATGGGTACAGCAGCGCATTGAAGAAATCCTGGGCGTGCGTTGGTCAGAATTTGCCTCTCTAGAAGGTGAACAACCAGAAATCGACTGGGGTGGATTGCAAGGAACTCTAGAACGAGAATTAGCCCGTTCAATTCGTCGGGAATTACAATGTCAACCAACTGTTACCTTGTTGATGCAAATTCCTGATGAACCACCTGTAAAAGTTGCGGATGGTAGAAGGCGGCGAACTCGGACAGCGGCACAAGTTGCATCTTAA
- a CDS encoding peptidoglycan-binding protein — protein MSSANNLVKIMEAIGYLYVASAYEASENIEIVPIKWEFKFLHWPKLSSPVAMRLLSLALTISILNLADQTLALQQAGSRGTAVTNIQKCLKNLGYFNGPLTGRFASLTQQAVIGFQKAKGLAVDGMVGAKTQQALQQSCQSQIKPESSNGQLRFGNKGQAVSQLQQNLRQLGYFNGPKTGYFGSQTRQALIRFQQAAQIPTNGVVDSRTAQALQSNLSVGGEYPLLSEGSNGPGVTKLQQRLRDLGYFKMNPTGNFRSVTKNAVIAFQRQAGLPATGVANAQTWDALYNSGQVPGSNNSASQQVRDVQQLLQDLGYYNGTPTGTVGTLTRDAIAQFQRDKGLPADGIVDAQLVKAVRQAWEARYSNQPTRTVLAMGAKGNNVKAVQERLSQLGYFNRSLDGIFGEYTKNSVLEFQKDYRLNPTGKVDGQTWQVLGFDNSVATNRPVSNRYYVAAVPMQNSDTLDKVRRFVPNAFPDMSMPGNYVNAGAFSDRSVAENLTKMLRSKGLNAKVQFI, from the coding sequence TTGTCATCAGCCAACAACTTGGTAAAAATCATGGAAGCCATTGGTTATCTTTATGTCGCCTCAGCCTACGAAGCATCAGAAAACATTGAGATTGTACCGATAAAATGGGAATTTAAATTTTTGCATTGGCCTAAACTGTCTAGCCCAGTTGCCATGCGTCTTTTATCTTTAGCACTGACTATAAGTATTTTAAATTTAGCTGACCAAACTTTAGCACTCCAGCAAGCAGGTAGTCGCGGCACAGCCGTCACCAATATTCAGAAGTGTTTAAAAAATTTAGGTTATTTTAATGGCCCGCTAACTGGTAGGTTTGCAAGTTTAACTCAGCAAGCAGTTATTGGTTTTCAAAAAGCTAAAGGACTAGCTGTTGATGGAATGGTTGGTGCTAAAACTCAACAAGCTTTACAACAATCATGCCAAAGTCAAATCAAGCCTGAAAGTAGCAATGGCCAATTGCGATTTGGTAATAAAGGTCAAGCTGTTTCCCAATTACAACAAAATTTGCGCCAGTTGGGCTATTTTAATGGCCCCAAAACTGGCTATTTTGGTTCACAAACTCGCCAAGCACTCATCCGATTTCAGCAAGCTGCTCAAATTCCCACTAACGGAGTTGTTGATAGTCGCACAGCCCAAGCGCTACAAAGTAATTTAAGTGTAGGTGGTGAATATCCCCTCCTCTCGGAAGGTAGCAATGGCCCAGGGGTGACAAAATTACAACAACGTTTGCGGGATTTAGGTTACTTCAAGATGAATCCCACTGGAAATTTTAGAAGCGTCACGAAAAATGCCGTAATTGCATTTCAACGCCAAGCAGGCTTACCAGCAACTGGGGTTGCTAATGCCCAAACTTGGGATGCACTCTATAATTCTGGTCAGGTACCAGGTAGCAATAATTCTGCGAGTCAGCAAGTCAGAGATGTACAACAATTACTACAAGATTTAGGATACTACAATGGTACTCCTACTGGTACTGTCGGCACACTGACACGAGATGCGATCGCCCAATTTCAACGAGACAAGGGACTCCCAGCCGATGGGATTGTTGATGCCCAGCTTGTGAAAGCCGTGCGTCAAGCTTGGGAAGCGAGATATTCTAATCAACCCACCAGAACGGTTCTCGCAATGGGTGCAAAAGGCAATAATGTCAAGGCAGTTCAAGAGCGTTTATCGCAATTAGGTTACTTTAATCGATCTTTGGATGGCATTTTTGGTGAATATACTAAAAATTCCGTTTTAGAATTCCAAAAAGATTATCGCTTAAATCCCACTGGCAAAGTAGATGGGCAAACTTGGCAAGTATTAGGCTTTGATAATTCTGTGGCTACAAATCGTCCTGTGAGTAATCGTTATTATGTAGCAGCAGTGCCGATGCAAAATAGCGATACCCTTGACAAAGTGCGGCGCTTTGTCCCCAATGCTTTCCCAGATATGTCTATGCCAGGAAATTATGTGAATGCTGGGGCATTTAGCGATCGCTCCGTTGCTGAAAATCTCACGAAAATGTTACGCTCCAAAGGACTAAACGCCAAAGTGCAGTTTATTTAG